In a single window of the Desulfovibrio aminophilus DSM 12254 genome:
- a CDS encoding sigma-54 dependent transcriptional regulator: MSDRTILFIAEPQAVSGVFPTLKEAGVQAGLADTLAGALNFIKKASPLLIFTRPSMQGYSAADLLAEASEQEGFPPVIIFTKNGSTEEAQRFLDLGARDYWLEPLIWDKIRLALPRETPETPAVEPEDPRPAQRTPIPTRFQVIGKHPAVLRVLALARQVARSKATVLISGESGTGKEMIARFLHHHSERAAHPFVAINCAALPEHLLESELFGHEKGAFTGAINRKPGRFELADGGTLLLDEITEMDLGLQAKLLRVLQEGEIDRVGGVETVRVDVRVLATTNRNLEEAVREKTFRQDLFYRLNVIPIKLPRLAERGDDVLVLADFFRDKYCTAYGLSRLAFTEDAKQWLLDYEWPGNVRELQNLVERAVLLAGSGPIQPRHFLMDSESWSPEAEELPAAAADPAPARPQTPGEALSVMPLHEMEKALILKSLDETRGNRTQAAELLGISVRTLRNKLNEYRQQGLEID; encoded by the coding sequence GCCGGGGCCCTCAACTTCATCAAGAAGGCCTCGCCGCTGCTCATCTTCACCCGGCCCTCCATGCAGGGCTACTCGGCCGCCGACCTGCTGGCCGAGGCCTCGGAGCAGGAAGGCTTCCCGCCGGTGATCATCTTCACCAAAAACGGCTCCACCGAGGAGGCCCAGCGCTTCCTGGACCTGGGCGCGCGCGACTATTGGCTGGAGCCGCTAATCTGGGACAAGATCCGTCTGGCCCTGCCCAGGGAGACCCCCGAGACCCCGGCCGTCGAACCCGAGGATCCGCGCCCGGCGCAACGCACCCCGATCCCGACCCGCTTCCAGGTCATCGGCAAGCATCCGGCCGTGCTGCGGGTTCTGGCCCTGGCCCGCCAGGTGGCCCGCTCCAAGGCCACGGTGCTCATCTCCGGCGAGTCCGGCACGGGCAAGGAGATGATCGCCCGTTTCCTGCACCACCACTCCGAGCGGGCGGCGCACCCCTTCGTGGCCATCAACTGCGCGGCCCTGCCCGAACACCTCCTGGAATCCGAACTCTTCGGCCACGAGAAGGGAGCCTTCACCGGAGCCATCAACCGCAAGCCGGGCAGGTTCGAACTGGCCGACGGCGGCACCCTGCTCCTGGACGAGATCACCGAGATGGACCTGGGCTTGCAGGCCAAGCTGCTGCGCGTGCTCCAGGAAGGCGAGATCGACCGCGTGGGCGGCGTGGAGACCGTGCGGGTGGACGTGCGCGTACTGGCCACCACCAACCGAAACCTCGAAGAGGCCGTGCGGGAGAAGACATTCCGCCAGGATCTCTTCTACCGGCTGAACGTGATCCCCATCAAGCTGCCGCGCCTAGCCGAGCGCGGCGACGACGTGCTCGTCCTGGCCGACTTCTTCCGCGACAAGTACTGCACGGCCTACGGCCTGTCCCGCCTGGCCTTCACCGAGGACGCCAAGCAATGGCTCCTGGACTACGAGTGGCCGGGCAACGTCCGCGAACTCCAGAACCTGGTGGAGCGCGCCGTGCTCCTGGCCGGTTCCGGCCCCATCCAGCCGCGTCACTTCCTCATGGACTCCGAGTCCTGGAGCCCGGAGGCCGAGGAGCTTCCGGCGGCCGCCGCCGATCCGGCTCCGGCCCGGCCCCAGACCCCCGGCGAGGCCCTCTCGGTCATGCCCCTGCACGAGATGGAGAAGGCCCTCATCCTCAAGAGCCTGGACGAGACGCGCGGCAACCGCACCCAGGCCGCGGAACTCCTGGGCATCTCCGTGCGCACCCTGCGCAACAAGCTCAACGAATACCGCCAGCAGGGCCTGGAGATCGACTAG
- a CDS encoding sigma-54-dependent Fis family transcriptional regulator, whose translation MLRDKTKSYELLLKINNAIVHQTTRETLFNALARELRSLIPYDRFSINLYDAERKFLSYFATAAGIPLSGISNQPRPLEKGIFAHMVIRTREPLVIPDLTRQTYFTSVENMLTVGLTATMVFPLLVRNTVLGSIHLSFRRAPENMDDLAEFCRELSSQVAIAVDNMLSHTKLKEMNEQLQRQKTYLLKQSDDGYEMSNLEFASPAMNEIMAQVEMVAGTDASVILTGETGTGKDFIARHIHKISQRRDGLLVKVNCPALAPSLFESELFGHSKGAFTGASGQRVGRFEMADGGTVFLDEIGDLPMPLQAKLLHVLQDQTFERVGDSRSIRVNFRVIAATNKNLEDCIREHTFRSDLFYRLSTITLHLPPLRERPEDIPPLLRVLSASQARLLHRPAPRYSDEVVADICRHSWPGNIRELKNLISRMIILRPGQEVSREDIRSHLGEATAETPGGRFPTLDEAECAHIAKALARAGGMVGGVKGAAALLGVPRSTLQYRMRKCGLSPEDFRRQAVAREG comes from the coding sequence ATGCTGCGGGACAAGACGAAGAGCTACGAGCTGCTGCTCAAGATCAACAACGCCATCGTACACCAGACCACGCGAGAGACCCTGTTCAACGCCCTGGCCCGTGAGCTGCGCAGCCTCATCCCCTATGACCGCTTCAGCATCAACCTCTACGACGCCGAGCGGAAGTTCCTGAGCTATTTCGCCACGGCCGCCGGCATCCCCCTGAGCGGCATCAGCAACCAGCCCCGGCCCCTGGAAAAGGGCATCTTCGCGCACATGGTCATCCGCACCCGCGAACCGCTGGTCATTCCGGACCTGACCCGGCAGACCTACTTCACCTCGGTGGAGAACATGCTCACCGTGGGACTGACCGCCACGATGGTCTTCCCCCTGCTGGTGCGCAACACCGTGCTCGGCTCCATCCACCTCTCCTTCCGCCGGGCTCCGGAAAACATGGACGATCTGGCCGAATTCTGCCGCGAACTGTCCTCGCAGGTGGCCATCGCCGTGGACAACATGCTTTCGCACACCAAGCTCAAGGAGATGAACGAGCAGCTCCAGCGCCAGAAGACGTATCTGCTCAAGCAGAGCGACGACGGCTATGAGATGAGCAATCTGGAGTTCGCGAGCCCGGCCATGAACGAGATCATGGCCCAGGTGGAGATGGTGGCGGGCACGGACGCGTCGGTGATCCTCACCGGCGAGACGGGTACGGGCAAGGACTTCATCGCCCGGCACATCCACAAGATCAGCCAGCGCCGCGACGGGCTGCTGGTGAAGGTGAACTGCCCGGCGTTGGCCCCCTCGCTCTTCGAGTCCGAACTCTTCGGTCATTCCAAGGGGGCCTTCACCGGGGCCAGCGGGCAGCGCGTGGGCCGCTTCGAGATGGCCGACGGCGGCACCGTCTTTCTGGACGAGATCGGCGACCTGCCCATGCCGTTGCAAGCCAAGCTGCTGCACGTGCTTCAGGACCAGACCTTCGAGCGGGTGGGCGACAGCCGCTCCATCCGGGTCAATTTCCGGGTCATCGCGGCCACCAACAAAAACCTGGAGGACTGCATCCGCGAGCACACCTTCCGCTCGGACCTCTTCTACCGGCTGAGCACCATCACCCTGCACCTGCCGCCCCTGCGCGAGCGGCCCGAGGACATCCCGCCGCTGCTGCGGGTTCTCAGCGCGAGCCAGGCCCGGCTCCTGCACCGCCCCGCCCCGCGCTACTCCGACGAGGTCGTGGCGGACATCTGCCGCCACTCCTGGCCGGGCAACATCCGCGAACTGAAGAACCTGATCAGCCGGATGATCATCCTGCGGCCGGGCCAGGAGGTCAGCCGCGAGGACATCCGGAGCCACCTCGGGGAGGCGACGGCGGAGACGCCCGGGGGCCGCTTTCCGACCCTGGACGAGGCCGAGTGCGCGCACATCGCCAAGGCCCTGGCCCGGGCGGGCGGCATGGTGGGGGGGGTGAAGGGGGCGGCGGCGCTGCTGGGCGTGCCGCGTTCCACCTTGCAGTATCGGATGCGCAAGTGCGGCTTGTCGCCGGAGGACTTCCGCCGCCAGGCCGTCGCCCGCGAGGGCTAG
- the larA gene encoding nickel-dependent lactate racemase: MDIELPYGHGIRRLVLPDGSDLRLLRPTPPPDLPDPLGALARAVDAALDTPERRGRPAPESVAIAVPDETRPLPVKDLLPILLDRLFAFWPRLVPGNVTVVVGGGLHPALSRTELDRTVPPTAARGCRVVGHDAHQSLMSDHGRTSRGTPVRINAAIGKADFRVVLGQVDPHQFVGFTGGSKGITVGCASAEMIQANHGGLFEPSARAGVLAENPVRQDLNEAGRLIGIQLAVNVVLSPAKHIVWLGAGDPEAVLAEGAKVCAGVYGVALDDPFDIVLASCGGHPKDICLYQAQKGLNMACQAARPGGRVLLLAECPGGVGDEVYHDYVRRFERPADVLADFRTHGFRMGAHKAYLFGLSLDSRRVVLDSALDAATLKGCQITAGAAQATLDAWLAESPARPRIAVIPNANTTFFHRPAGQRAPEGGENK; encoded by the coding sequence ATGGACATCGAACTGCCTTACGGTCACGGCATTCGCCGCCTCGTCCTGCCGGACGGGTCGGACCTGCGTCTGCTCCGCCCCACGCCGCCGCCGGATCTGCCCGACCCGCTCGGGGCCCTGGCCCGCGCCGTGGACGCGGCCCTGGACACGCCGGAGCGCCGGGGCCGTCCCGCCCCCGAGTCCGTGGCCATCGCCGTGCCGGACGAAACCCGTCCCCTGCCGGTCAAGGATCTCCTGCCCATTCTTCTGGACCGTCTGTTCGCCTTCTGGCCCCGCCTGGTCCCCGGCAACGTCACCGTGGTGGTGGGCGGCGGCCTGCATCCGGCCCTGTCCCGGACCGAGCTGGACCGCACCGTGCCGCCCACCGCGGCCCGCGGCTGCCGGGTCGTGGGCCACGACGCCCATCAGTCCCTCATGAGCGACCACGGCCGCACCTCGCGCGGCACGCCGGTGCGGATCAACGCCGCCATAGGCAAGGCCGACTTCCGGGTGGTTCTAGGCCAGGTGGACCCCCACCAGTTCGTGGGCTTCACCGGCGGTTCCAAGGGCATCACCGTGGGCTGCGCCTCGGCCGAGATGATCCAGGCCAACCACGGCGGGCTCTTCGAGCCCTCGGCCCGGGCCGGCGTGCTGGCTGAGAACCCCGTACGCCAGGACCTCAACGAGGCCGGGCGGCTCATCGGCATCCAGCTGGCCGTGAACGTGGTCCTGAGCCCGGCCAAGCACATCGTCTGGCTCGGCGCCGGCGACCCCGAGGCCGTGCTGGCCGAAGGCGCGAAGGTCTGCGCCGGAGTCTACGGCGTGGCCCTGGACGACCCCTTCGACATCGTCCTGGCCTCTTGCGGCGGACATCCCAAGGACATCTGCCTGTACCAGGCCCAGAAAGGCCTGAACATGGCCTGTCAGGCCGCCAGACCCGGCGGCCGGGTGCTGCTGTTGGCCGAGTGCCCCGGCGGAGTGGGCGACGAGGTCTACCACGACTACGTGCGCCGCTTCGAACGGCCCGCCGACGTGCTGGCCGACTTCCGCACCCACGGCTTCCGCATGGGTGCGCACAAGGCCTATCTTTTCGGCCTTTCCCTGGACAGCCGCCGGGTGGTCCTGGACTCGGCCCTGGACGCGGCCACGCTCAAGGGCTGCCAGATCACGGCCGGAGCGGCTCAGGCCACCCTGGACGCCTGGCTGGCCGAGAGCCCCGCGCGTCCCCGCATCGCAGTCATTCCCAACGCCAACACGACGTTTTTCCACCGTCCGGCGGGGCAGCGTGCCCCCGAAGGCGGGGAGAACAAATAA
- a CDS encoding UxaA family hydrolase, which yields MIQFLVHEKGDSVGVATVDIKAGETAQGLFMDSQAKLEVKALDDIPLGHKIALEPMEVGGTVLKYGHDIGKVVAAFKKGNHVHIQNLKTKRW from the coding sequence ATGATCCAATTCCTGGTTCACGAAAAAGGCGACTCCGTGGGCGTGGCCACGGTGGACATCAAGGCCGGGGAAACGGCCCAGGGTCTGTTCATGGACTCGCAGGCCAAGCTCGAGGTCAAGGCCCTGGACGACATCCCGCTGGGCCACAAGATCGCCCTGGAACCCATGGAGGTCGGCGGGACGGTGCTCAAGTACGGCCATGACATCGGCAAGGTGGTCGCCGCCTTCAAGAAGGGGAACCACGTCCACATCCAAAATCTCAAGACCAAGAGGTGGTAG
- a CDS encoding UxaA family hydrolase — translation MSLGKVLGYRRENGRVGIRNHVVILPLDDLSNAACEAVANNVKGTMALPHAYGRLQFGDDLMLTFRTLIGIGSNPNVAAVVVIGIEPEWTKIIVDGIAKTGKPVTGFAIERTGDIGTIAEASRKAKEYVHWATELRQTEVDLSEIWVSVKCGESDTTSGLASNPTVGNAIDKLVDAGATCSFGETSEITGAEMVCKERAATKELGEKFYQTWKSYDDFINEFKTDDLSGSQPTKGNIRGGLTTIEEKAFGNLQKIGKKAKYVGVLGPAEAPTGKGLWFMDTSSAAAEAVTLWAAAGFVAHFFPTGQGNIIGNPIEPVIKLTANPLTAKTMSEHIDYDCSAILRGEMTLDQSGDNLLDMLRRTCNGRRTCAEVLGHREFILTKLYRSA, via the coding sequence ATGAGCCTGGGCAAAGTTCTCGGATACCGTAGGGAAAACGGCCGTGTGGGCATCCGCAACCACGTGGTGATCCTGCCGCTCGACGACCTCTCCAACGCCGCCTGCGAGGCCGTGGCCAACAACGTCAAGGGCACCATGGCCCTGCCCCACGCCTATGGCCGCCTGCAGTTCGGCGATGACCTGATGCTGACCTTCCGGACCCTCATCGGCATCGGCTCCAACCCCAACGTCGCCGCCGTGGTGGTCATCGGCATCGAGCCCGAATGGACCAAGATCATCGTCGACGGCATCGCCAAGACCGGCAAGCCGGTCACCGGCTTCGCCATCGAGCGCACCGGCGACATCGGCACCATCGCCGAGGCCAGCCGCAAGGCCAAGGAATACGTGCATTGGGCCACCGAGCTGCGGCAGACCGAAGTGGACCTGTCCGAAATCTGGGTTTCGGTGAAGTGCGGCGAGTCCGACACCACCTCCGGCCTGGCTTCCAACCCCACCGTGGGCAACGCCATCGACAAGCTGGTCGACGCCGGGGCCACCTGCTCCTTCGGCGAGACCTCGGAGATCACCGGCGCCGAGATGGTCTGCAAGGAACGCGCGGCCACCAAGGAACTCGGCGAGAAGTTCTACCAGACCTGGAAGTCCTATGACGACTTCATCAACGAGTTCAAGACCGACGACCTCTCCGGCTCCCAGCCGACCAAGGGCAACATCCGCGGCGGCCTGACCACCATCGAGGAGAAGGCCTTCGGCAACCTCCAGAAGATCGGCAAGAAGGCCAAGTACGTGGGCGTGCTCGGCCCCGCCGAGGCCCCCACCGGCAAGGGTCTCTGGTTCATGGACACCTCCTCGGCGGCCGCCGAGGCCGTGACCCTCTGGGCCGCCGCCGGTTTCGTGGCCCACTTCTTCCCCACGGGCCAGGGCAACATCATCGGCAACCCCATCGAGCCGGTCATCAAGCTCACGGCCAACCCGCTGACCGCCAAGACCATGAGCGAGCACATCGACTACGACTGCTCGGCCATCCTGCGCGGCGAGATGACCCTCGACCAGTCCGGTGACAATCTGCTCGACATGCTCCGCCGGACCTGCAACGGTCGCCGGACTTGCGCCGAGGTCCTCGGACATCGTGAGTTCATTCTGACCAAGCTCTACCGGAGCGCCTAA
- a CDS encoding tripartite tricarboxylate transporter substrate binding protein — MKLRLGRMFLLFALMLGLCAGPAFAGSYPEKPINMIIAFTAGGSSDVQARIMQKYWNKLGTESWVFVYKAGAGGAIGFGEIAHADPDGYTIGGVNVPHIVLQPLAQGAQFKISDFAYICQVVNDPQVVAVRKDSPYKSVKEVFDAAKAAPSKIKLGLVGPFSGHHLMMLGVKSTYKLDFAEVMYKGAADQNAALLGGEVDVIFGNVNDVMRSLDQLTILGVAAEKRNAFLPDVPTLKEQGYDVISDIRRAFVAPKNIAPERLKFLREAFKKIATDPDYLADMKKAGQPAEYMDGAEFEAYVQKKAEEDRVLLESYGLLKK, encoded by the coding sequence ATGAAGCTACGCCTCGGTCGGATGTTCCTGCTCTTCGCCCTCATGCTCGGCCTTTGCGCCGGACCGGCCTTCGCCGGGTCCTATCCCGAAAAACCCATCAACATGATCATCGCCTTCACTGCGGGCGGGTCCAGCGACGTGCAGGCCCGCATCATGCAGAAGTACTGGAACAAGCTCGGCACCGAGTCCTGGGTCTTCGTCTACAAGGCCGGCGCCGGCGGGGCCATCGGCTTCGGCGAGATCGCCCACGCCGATCCCGACGGCTACACCATCGGCGGCGTGAATGTGCCGCACATCGTGCTCCAGCCCCTGGCCCAGGGCGCCCAGTTCAAGATCAGCGACTTCGCCTACATCTGCCAGGTGGTCAACGACCCGCAGGTCGTGGCCGTGCGCAAGGACAGCCCCTACAAGTCCGTGAAGGAAGTCTTCGACGCCGCCAAGGCCGCCCCCAGCAAGATCAAGCTCGGCCTGGTGGGCCCCTTCTCCGGTCACCACCTCATGATGCTCGGCGTCAAGTCCACCTACAAGCTGGACTTCGCCGAGGTCATGTACAAGGGCGCCGCCGACCAGAACGCGGCCCTGCTGGGCGGCGAAGTGGACGTGATCTTCGGCAACGTCAACGACGTCATGCGCAGCCTGGACCAGCTGACCATCCTGGGCGTGGCCGCCGAGAAGCGCAACGCCTTCCTGCCCGACGTCCCGACCCTCAAGGAACAGGGCTACGACGTGATCTCCGACATCCGCCGCGCCTTCGTGGCCCCCAAGAACATCGCGCCCGAAAGGCTCAAGTTCCTGCGCGAGGCCTTCAAGAAGATCGCCACCGATCCCGACTACCTGGCCGACATGAAGAAGGCCGGACAGCCCGCCGAGTACATGGACGGAGCGGAGTTCGAAGCCTA